A DNA window from Terriglobia bacterium contains the following coding sequences:
- the nuoF gene encoding NADH-quinone oxidoreductase subunit NuoF, protein MADLVSHPDEVRVVSKRFGQGAVDIDRYLALDGYKAVQKALSLGPDGIISQVKESNLRGRGGAGFPTGMKWSFVPKESAKPKYVLCNGDESEPATCKDRLILEHDPHAVIEGVVIAGLSIKAKVGYIYIRGEYRYLVDIMRKAIADAYARGFLGKNIFGSGVDFDVYWHTGAGAYEVGEESALMESLEGKRGVPRIRPPFPAVVGLWGGPTIINNVETLASVPHIVLGGGQWFSELGTPKNGGTRLFCLSGHVNRPGVYELPLGYNLRKMIDEVGGGVWKGRKLKAVTPGGSSTPVLTADEVDVGMDFDQLMKAGSMLGSGGVVVLDDQTCMVKYAQRIMMFYQHESCGWCIPCREGTDWLKKTLNRFHAGGGVKKDIDNIQYLAENMLGRTFCPLGDAAAMPIISIVKKFREEFEAHLEGRACPCEAAALEQLPVLT, encoded by the coding sequence ATGGCCGACCTGGTCTCCCATCCCGACGAAGTACGAGTAGTCTCGAAGCGCTTCGGCCAGGGTGCGGTCGACATCGACCGCTACCTCGCGCTCGACGGCTACAAGGCGGTGCAGAAGGCGCTGTCGCTGGGCCCCGACGGAATCATCAGCCAGGTGAAGGAGTCGAACCTGCGCGGCCGTGGCGGCGCTGGATTTCCCACCGGCATGAAGTGGTCGTTCGTGCCCAAGGAATCGGCGAAGCCGAAGTATGTGCTGTGCAACGGCGACGAGAGCGAGCCCGCCACCTGCAAGGACCGCCTCATCCTGGAGCATGATCCCCATGCGGTCATCGAAGGCGTGGTAATTGCCGGGCTCTCCATCAAAGCCAAGGTCGGGTACATCTACATTCGCGGCGAGTATCGGTACCTGGTGGACATCATGCGTAAGGCGATCGCCGACGCCTACGCGCGCGGCTTTCTCGGCAAGAATATCTTCGGCAGTGGCGTGGACTTCGACGTCTACTGGCACACCGGCGCCGGCGCGTACGAGGTCGGCGAAGAATCGGCGCTGATGGAATCGCTGGAGGGCAAGCGCGGAGTGCCGCGTATCCGCCCGCCCTTTCCTGCCGTCGTCGGACTTTGGGGCGGGCCGACGATCATCAATAATGTCGAGACCCTCGCCAGCGTGCCGCACATTGTTCTGGGCGGTGGCCAGTGGTTCTCCGAACTGGGCACGCCGAAGAACGGTGGCACGCGCCTGTTCTGCCTCAGCGGGCACGTCAACCGGCCCGGCGTGTACGAGCTGCCGCTCGGTTACAACCTGCGCAAGATGATCGACGAAGTTGGCGGCGGCGTGTGGAAGGGCCGCAAGCTGAAGGCGGTCACGCCCGGCGGATCGTCGACGCCGGTGCTCACCGCGGACGAAGTAGATGTCGGCATGGATTTCGACCAGCTCATGAAAGCCGGTTCCATGCTTGGCTCCGGCGGCGTGGTGGTGCTCGACGATCAGACCTGCATGGTCAAGTACGCACAGCGCATCATGATGTTCTACCAGCACGAGAGTTGCGGCTGGTGCATTCCCTGCCGCGAGGGCACCGACTGGCTGAAGAAGACGCTCAACCGCTTTCATGCCGGCGGCGGCGTGAAGAAGGACATCGATAACATCCAGTACCTGGCGGAAAACATGCTTGGCCGCACTTTCTGCCCGCTGGGCGATGCGGCGGCAATGCCGATCATTTCCATTGTGAAGAAATTCCGCGAAGAGTTCGAAGCACATCTAGAAGGACGGGCGTGTCCGTGCGAGGCGGCCGCGTTGGAGCAACTCCCGGTGTTGACATGA